One Pseudomonas muyukensis DNA segment encodes these proteins:
- the aspA gene encoding aspartate ammonia-lyase translates to MSSAASFRVEKDLLGTLEVPADAYYGIQTLRAANNFHLSGVPLSHYPKLVVGLAMVKQAAADANRELGHLSDAKHAAISAACARLIKGDFHEQFVVDMIQGGAGTSTNMNANEVIANVALEHMGHQKGEYQYLHPNNDVNMAQSTNDAYPTAIRLGLLLGHDALLASLDSLIQAFAAKGKEFDHVLKMGRTQLQDAVPMTLGQEFRAFATTMTEDLQRLRSLAPELLTEINLGGTAIGTGINADPGYQALAVQRLATISGQPLVPAADLIEATSDMGAFVLFSGMLKRTAVKLSKICNDLRLLSSGPRTGINEINLPARQPGSSIMPGKVNPVIPEAVNQVAFAIMGNDLALTVAAEGGQLQLNVMEPLIAYKIFDSIRLLQRAMDMLREHCIVGITANEQRCRELVEHSIGLVTALNPYIGYENATRIARVALETGRGVLELVREEKLLDEAMLNDILRPENMIAPRLVPLKA, encoded by the coding sequence ATGTCTTCCGCTGCATCGTTCCGCGTCGAAAAAGATCTGCTTGGTACCCTTGAAGTCCCTGCCGATGCCTACTACGGCATCCAGACCCTGCGCGCTGCCAACAACTTCCACCTCTCCGGCGTTCCGCTGTCGCACTACCCGAAACTGGTAGTCGGCCTGGCGATGGTCAAGCAGGCCGCTGCTGACGCCAACCGTGAGCTGGGGCACCTGAGCGATGCCAAGCACGCTGCCATCAGCGCAGCCTGTGCCCGCCTGATCAAGGGTGACTTCCACGAACAGTTCGTGGTGGACATGATCCAGGGCGGTGCCGGCACCTCCACCAACATGAACGCCAACGAAGTCATCGCCAACGTCGCGCTGGAGCACATGGGCCACCAGAAAGGTGAGTACCAGTACCTGCACCCGAACAACGACGTGAACATGGCGCAGTCGACCAACGACGCCTACCCGACCGCAATCCGTCTGGGCCTGCTGCTGGGCCACGACGCCCTGCTGGCCAGCCTCGACAGCCTGATCCAGGCCTTCGCTGCCAAGGGTAAAGAGTTCGACCACGTCCTGAAGATGGGCCGTACCCAGCTGCAAGACGCCGTGCCGATGACCCTGGGCCAGGAATTCCGCGCCTTCGCCACCACCATGACCGAAGACCTGCAGCGCCTGCGCTCGCTGGCCCCGGAACTGCTGACCGAAATCAACCTGGGCGGCACCGCCATCGGCACCGGCATCAACGCCGACCCTGGCTACCAGGCCCTGGCCGTGCAGCGCCTGGCGACCATCAGCGGCCAGCCGCTGGTCCCGGCCGCCGACCTGATCGAAGCCACCTCCGACATGGGCGCCTTCGTGCTGTTCTCCGGCATGCTCAAGCGCACCGCGGTCAAGCTGTCGAAGATCTGCAACGACCTGCGCCTGCTGTCCAGCGGCCCACGCACCGGCATCAACGAGATCAACCTGCCGGCGCGCCAGCCAGGCAGCTCGATCATGCCAGGCAAGGTCAACCCGGTGATCCCCGAGGCCGTCAACCAGGTGGCCTTCGCCATCATGGGCAACGACCTGGCCCTGACCGTCGCCGCCGAAGGTGGCCAGCTGCAGCTGAACGTGATGGAACCGCTGATCGCCTACAAGATCTTCGACTCGATCCGCCTGCTGCAACGCGCCATGGACATGCTGCGCGAACACTGCATCGTCGGCATCACCGCCAACGAACAGCGCTGCCGTGAACTGGTCGAGCACTCGATCGGCCTGGTCACCGCCCTGAACCCGTACATCGGCTACGAAAACGCCACCCGTATCGCCCGCGTCGCCCTGGAAACCGGCCGCGGCGTGCTGGAACTGGTGCGCGAAGAGAAGCTGCTGGACGAAGCGATGCTCAACGACATCCTGCGTCCGGAAA
- a CDS encoding LysR substrate-binding domain-containing protein, producing MNLESKWLEDFSALASTRSFSQAAERRFVTQPAFSRRIRSLEAALGLTLVNRSRTPIELTEAGQLFLVTARTVVDQLSEVLRHLHHLEGGQGEVIQVAAAHSLASGFFPRWVAQLRNDGLNIATRLVATNVGDAVHALREGGCDLMLAFYDPDAALQMDAEIFPSLHMGNTEMLPVCAVGADGKPLFDLEGDGSVPLLAYSAGAFLGRSVNLLLRQRNLRYTTVYETAMADSLKSMALEGMGIAWVPKLSMRGELERGELAICGGSQWHVPLEIRLYRCALVRKANVRLLWRKLEGGSVDPKVSQTPEK from the coding sequence ATGAACCTCGAAAGCAAGTGGCTGGAAGACTTCAGTGCCCTGGCCTCTACCCGTAGTTTTTCGCAGGCGGCCGAGCGCCGCTTCGTCACCCAGCCGGCCTTCAGCCGGCGCATTCGCAGCCTGGAGGCGGCGCTGGGGCTGACCTTGGTGAATCGTTCCCGCACCCCCATCGAATTGACCGAGGCCGGGCAGCTGTTTCTGGTTACCGCGCGCACCGTTGTCGACCAGTTGAGCGAAGTGCTTCGCCACTTGCACCACCTCGAAGGTGGCCAGGGCGAGGTGATCCAGGTGGCCGCTGCGCATTCGCTGGCATCGGGTTTTTTCCCCCGTTGGGTGGCGCAGCTGCGCAACGATGGGTTGAACATCGCCACCCGCCTGGTTGCGACTAACGTCGGAGATGCGGTGCATGCCCTGCGCGAGGGTGGCTGCGACCTGATGCTGGCGTTCTACGACCCGGACGCGGCGCTGCAGATGGACGCCGAGATCTTCCCTTCCTTGCATATGGGCAACACCGAAATGCTTCCGGTGTGCGCGGTGGGCGCCGACGGCAAGCCGTTGTTCGACCTGGAGGGTGACGGCAGCGTGCCGCTGCTGGCCTATAGTGCCGGCGCCTTCCTCGGCCGTTCGGTCAACCTGCTGCTGCGCCAGCGCAACCTGCGCTATACCACTGTCTATGAGACTGCCATGGCCGACAGCCTCAAGAGCATGGCCCTGGAAGGCATGGGCATCGCCTGGGTACCGAAGCTGTCGATGCGCGGCGAACTGGAGCGGGGCGAGCTGGCGATCTGTGGTGGCAGCCAGTGGCATGTGCCGCTGGAAATCCGCCTGTACCGCTGCGCCCTGGTGCGCAAGGCCAACGTGCGCTTGCTGTGGCGCAAGCTGGAGGGTGGTTCAGTTGACCCGAAAGTCAGCCAAACCCCCGAAAAATAA
- the purE gene encoding 5-(carboxyamino)imidazole ribonucleotide mutase, producing MSALVGVIMGSKSDWSTLSHTADMLEKLGIPYEVKVVSAHRTPDLLFQYAEEAEGRGIEVIIAGAGGAAHLPGMCAAKTHLPVLGVPVQSSMLSGVDSLLSIVQMPAGVPVATLAIGKAGAINAALLSASILGAKHPQFHAALKQFRTEQTDTVLDNPDPRQA from the coding sequence ATGAGTGCACTGGTTGGCGTGATCATGGGCTCCAAGTCCGATTGGTCCACCCTTAGCCACACCGCCGATATGCTGGAAAAACTCGGCATTCCCTACGAAGTGAAGGTGGTTTCCGCCCACCGCACGCCGGACCTGCTGTTCCAGTACGCCGAGGAGGCCGAGGGCCGCGGCATCGAGGTGATCATCGCCGGTGCCGGTGGCGCTGCCCACCTGCCAGGCATGTGCGCCGCCAAGACCCACTTGCCAGTGCTGGGCGTGCCGGTGCAGTCGTCGATGCTGTCGGGTGTCGACTCGCTGCTGTCGATCGTGCAGATGCCGGCCGGCGTACCGGTCGCCACCCTGGCCATCGGCAAGGCCGGCGCGATCAACGCGGCGTTGCTCTCGGCGAGCATCCTCGGCGCCAAGCACCCGCAGTTCCACGCGGCGCTCAAGCAGTTCCGCACCGAGCAGACCGACACCGTGCTGGACAATCCAGACCCGCGTCAGGCTTGA